ACTTCCTCGAGGTCGCCTACCTCCTCATCCACGGCGAGCTGCCCACCAAGGAGCAGTACGAGCAGTGGGTGCACGACATCACGTTCCACACCTTCGTGCACGAGAACGTCAAGGGCTTCATGCAGGGCTTCCGGTACGACGCGCACCCGATGGGGATGCTGATGGCGTCGGTGGGGGCCCTGTCGACGTTCTACCCCGAGTCGAGCCGCATCGACGACCCGGAGAACCGCCACATCCAGATCGTCCGGATGATCGCCAAGATGCCGACCCTCGGCGCCTGGGCCTTCCGGCACGCGCAGGGCAAGCCCTACGTCTACCCCGACAACGAGCTGTCGTACGCCGAGAACTTCCTCTCGATGCTCTTCAAGATGAGCGAGTCGAAGTACGCCGCCGACCCGCGCATCGCCAAGGCACTCGACGTGCTGTTCATCCTGCACGCCGACCACGAGCAGAACTGCTCGACCAACGCGGTCCGCTCGGTGGGCTCCTCGCAGGTCGACCCGTACTCCGCCGTCGCCGCCGGCATCGGCGCGCTCTTCGGCCCGCTCCACGGCGGCGCCAACGAGGCGGTGCTGCGGATGCTGCGCCGGATCGGCACCAAGGAGAACATCCCCGCCTTCATCGAGGGCGTCAAGAACGGCGACGAGCGGCTGATGGGCTTCGGCCACCGGGTCTACAAGAACTACGACCCGCGCGCCAAGATCATCAAGAAGGCCACCGACGACGTCTTCGAGGTCACCGGGGTCAACCCGCTCCTCGAGGTCGCGATGGAGCTGGAGAAGATCGCGCTCGAGGACGAGTACTTCGTCAAGCGCAAGCTCTACCCCAACGTCGACTTCTACTCCGGCCTGATCTACGAGGCGCTGGAGTTCCCGCCCGAGATGTTCACGGTCCTGTTCGCGATCGGCCGCACCCCCGGCTGGCTCGCGCAGTGGCTGGAGCTGACCGGCGACAAGGAGCAGAAGATCGCCCGCCCGAAGCAGATCTACACCGGCGATCGCGGCCTGACCTTCGTGCCCGCCGAGGAGCGCTGGGCCTGAGCGTGCCCCCCTCCGCACCACCCTTCCCGACCCCTGCCACCGGTGTGGCAGGGGTCGTCTGGGATCTGGGCAACGTGCTCATCGACTGGCAGCCGCTCGCCGCGGTGGCCGCGGGCGTCGGCGAGGACGAGGCCCGTCGGTTCCTCGCCGGGTTCGACTTCGGTGCCTGGAACCACGCGTGCGACGCCGGCCGCCCCTGGGCCGAGGCGTTGGCCGAGCTCGACCGTCTCCATCCCGAGTGGTCACCGCACGGCCACGCCTACCATCGGCACTTCGCCGCCGCGCTGAGCGAGCTGCCCGCGTCCGTCGCGGTCGTGCGGGACCTGCATGCCGCCGGCGTCCCCCAGTGCGGCCTGACCAACTGGTCCCACGAGCTCTACCAGGCCCACGCGGCAGGACGGTTCGACCTCCTCGACCTGCTCGACCACGTCGTCGTGTCCGGCATGGAGCGGATCGCGAAGCCCGACCCCCGCATCTTCCTCCTCGCTGCCGAGCGGTCCGGGCTGGCGCCGGAGCGGCTGGTGTTCGTCGACGACAAGGCGGCCAACGTCGAGGCGGCGCGGGCCCTCGGGTTGGCCGGCATCGTGTTCACCGATGCCGTGACGCTGCGCACCGAGCTGACGGCGCTCTCGTTGCTCCCGGGCTGAGGCCGACGCTCAGGCGAGCAGTGCGTCGATGTCGACGGGCACCTCGACGTCGCCGTAGGCGAGCACCACCT
This region of Nocardioides sp. L-11A genomic DNA includes:
- a CDS encoding citrate synthase, with protein sequence MTDSLTVRDNRTGAEYEIPITDGTIKAADLGQIKLNDDEPGLATYDPGFVNTASCRSAITYIDGDKGILEYRGYPIEQLAEKSNFLEVAYLLIHGELPTKEQYEQWVHDITFHTFVHENVKGFMQGFRYDAHPMGMLMASVGALSTFYPESSRIDDPENRHIQIVRMIAKMPTLGAWAFRHAQGKPYVYPDNELSYAENFLSMLFKMSESKYAADPRIAKALDVLFILHADHEQNCSTNAVRSVGSSQVDPYSAVAAGIGALFGPLHGGANEAVLRMLRRIGTKENIPAFIEGVKNGDERLMGFGHRVYKNYDPRAKIIKKATDDVFEVTGVNPLLEVAMELEKIALEDEYFVKRKLYPNVDFYSGLIYEALEFPPEMFTVLFAIGRTPGWLAQWLELTGDKEQKIARPKQIYTGDRGLTFVPAEERWA
- a CDS encoding HAD family phosphatase encodes the protein MPPSAPPFPTPATGVAGVVWDLGNVLIDWQPLAAVAAGVGEDEARRFLAGFDFGAWNHACDAGRPWAEALAELDRLHPEWSPHGHAYHRHFAAALSELPASVAVVRDLHAAGVPQCGLTNWSHELYQAHAAGRFDLLDLLDHVVVSGMERIAKPDPRIFLLAAERSGLAPERLVFVDDKAANVEAARALGLAGIVFTDAVTLRTELTALSLLPG